The DNA window CCCAAGTTACTTGTGGGATCAGAGAATCCACGTCGAAGTCAACAACACGGTCATACTGTGCTCCTTCGTCGGTTGTGAGTTTTTTCCATTCAGCAACTGCAAGATCAAATTGAGCTCCTTGCGGCACATGTTGACGACCACGTAGATATTCAAATGTCGTGTCATCCGGTGCGATGAGTCCTGCTCTAGCCCCAGCTTCAATCGACATATTGCAGACAGTCATCCGTTCTTCCATCGTTAATTCACGGATAGCTTCCCCTGTATACTCGATAACGTAACCTGTAGCAAAGTCAGTACCATATTGAGCAATAACTCCAAGAATAAGGTCCTTAGCAGTTACACCCGGTTTACGTTTACCAACAAAACGTACTTCCAAAGTTTTCGCTTTGGCTTGTTGGAGACATTGCGTCGCCATAACGTGTTCTACTTCACTCGTACCAATACCAAATGCCAACGCACCAAACGCACCATGCGTCGAGGTATGGCTATCGCCACAAACGATTGTTTTACCGGGGTGTGTTAAACCAAGTTCTGGCCCCATAACGTGAACGACACCTTGATCAATCGTATCTAGGTCATACAACGTAACACCAAAATCACGGCAGTTCTGAGATAGCGTATCAATTTGTTGTTTGGAAATCGGGTCTTTGATGTTATAACGATCTTTCGTTGGTACGTTATGATCCATGGTTGCAAAAGTTAGCTCAGGACGACGTACTTTACGTCCACTTAGACGTAAGCCCTCAAATGCCTGAGGCGAAGTTACCTCATGCACTAGGTGCAAATCGATATACAAAATGCTAGGTTTGCCTGCTTCTTGATGAATAACATGATTGTTCCAAATTTTCTCATACATTGTCTGTTTACTCATTATTTATCACCCCACTGAAGGATTCGAACATGGACGAAACGCTACATCCTTAGATGACTAAGATAACGTTCCGATTAATGAAACTACTATATCATGATTCAGAACTTGTTAGAAATACATAAATACAATCAATTCGATAGGTAATAACTATAAGAGACTTATTTCAAACGATATGTTTCTCGGCAATTAAAAAAACATCACATACAGCTCCCTCTCTTCAATACGAGGATGCTGAATTGTGATGTCTTTTGTTAATATTATAAATTCAAATGTACAACTTGTCCGGTTCGATCTGATTCAAACACAGCTTCCATCAAAGTCATAATGCGCAAGACTTCTTCGTTCTTAACGATTCGATCCGCTGTTCCTTCAATTGTATCAACAAAGTTATAGTAGAAGTCACGAACGTCGCACTCAATTCTTGGGACTGGAGTTTCAGTAACGGTACTCTCTGAACGAGGCGCCATTGTTTTGGTCAAACCAGCACCAGCTACAATTGGAACGGCATCTTTAGTATCTGCTTGATCCCAAGTTGCAACTTTTCCATTCATATCCCAGTCTTCAATCATTGCTGTTCCATTGAGTCCTGTTACATACCATAAAGGCAAAGCAATAAAATTCGTAGTTCCCACTTCTACTAATGCTGT is part of the Paenibacillus segetis genome and encodes:
- the leuC gene encoding 3-isopropylmalate dehydratase large subunit, giving the protein MSKQTMYEKIWNNHVIHQEAGKPSILYIDLHLVHEVTSPQAFEGLRLSGRKVRRPELTFATMDHNVPTKDRYNIKDPISKQQIDTLSQNCRDFGVTLYDLDTIDQGVVHVMGPELGLTHPGKTIVCGDSHTSTHGAFGALAFGIGTSEVEHVMATQCLQQAKAKTLEVRFVGKRKPGVTAKDLILGVIAQYGTDFATGYVIEYTGEAIRELTMEERMTVCNMSIEAGARAGLIAPDDTTFEYLRGRQHVPQGAQFDLAVAEWKKLTTDEGAQYDRVVDFDVDSLIPQVTWGTSPGMGTNINATVPNPVDFESDNERKAAEKALEYMGLTPGTPMTDIEIDYVFIGSCTNGRIEDLRAAAEIAKGYKVSDKVTAIVVPGSGRVKIQAEEEGLDKVFTAAGFEWREAGCSMCLAMNPDVLEPGQRCASTSNRNFEGRQGRGGRTHLVSPAMAAAAAIKGRFVDVRDWNVKSEIVS